The Paraburkholderia sabiae genome includes a region encoding these proteins:
- a CDS encoding GNAT family N-acetyltransferase: MSAPQPVPQLAPVTFRPFTADDIAAAHALSLQVSWPHRADDWRFVASVGSGFVAESEDGVVGTALCWKYGASGASLGMVIVSPDQQGRGIGRELMERLLEALGGRITVLHATPAGQPLYEKLGFKAIGTINQHQAADFRVPPITLASDEQLRTLQAADTPRLIELASRAGGLDRSALLPALLGIADGVALIRNEELSGFALLRPFGRGHAIGPVVALNSADDSTRHAQALIAHCLAANAGAFTRIDTPGDSGLTLWLEDLGLKCVDTVVKMSRNGVPASDPSVAQFAIVNQALG; encoded by the coding sequence GTGTCCGCGCCCCAACCTGTTCCGCAGCTCGCCCCCGTCACCTTCCGCCCCTTCACCGCCGACGACATCGCCGCCGCGCACGCGCTGTCGCTTCAGGTCAGCTGGCCGCATCGCGCGGACGACTGGCGCTTTGTTGCAAGCGTCGGCAGCGGCTTCGTGGCGGAGAGCGAAGACGGTGTCGTCGGGACGGCGCTGTGCTGGAAATACGGCGCGAGCGGCGCATCGCTCGGCATGGTGATCGTGTCGCCGGATCAGCAGGGGCGCGGTATCGGACGCGAACTGATGGAGCGGCTGCTCGAAGCGCTCGGCGGACGGATCACCGTGCTGCACGCGACGCCCGCCGGTCAGCCGCTCTATGAAAAGCTCGGCTTCAAGGCGATCGGGACGATCAATCAGCACCAGGCCGCCGACTTCCGCGTGCCGCCGATCACGTTGGCATCGGACGAGCAACTGCGCACGCTGCAAGCCGCCGATACGCCGCGCCTGATCGAGCTTGCATCGCGCGCGGGTGGCCTTGATCGCAGTGCGTTGCTGCCTGCATTGCTCGGCATTGCGGACGGCGTTGCGCTGATTCGTAATGAAGAACTGTCGGGCTTCGCGCTGCTGCGTCCCTTCGGACGTGGGCACGCGATCGGCCCCGTCGTCGCGCTGAACTCAGCCGATGATTCCACCCGCCACGCGCAGGCATTGATCGCGCATTGCCTTGCCGCGAACGCAGGCGCATTCACGCGAATCGATACGCCCGGCGACAGCGGCCTCACACTGTGGCTCGAAGACCTCGGTCTCAAGTGCGTCGATACCGTCGTGAAGATGTCCCGCAACGGCGTACCTGCCAGCGATCCTTCCGTCGCGCAGTTCGCCATCGTCAACCAGGCACTCGGTTAG
- a CDS encoding 2-hydroxyacid dehydrogenase: MTLLYKADPERGKQWAQHFAQKAPDIPFRLWPDIGDAASVRYLAAWQPPDDPARTLPNLEVIFSVGAGIDQFDLSRVPPHIAVVRMIEPGIVEGMVEYVTQAVLTIHRDLFDYAIQQRERVWREMPVRAAATRRIGVLGLGMLGTAVLERLRLFGFPCAGWSRSAHAIEGVECHAGVETLDAFLARADILVCLLPLTDATRGLLDKRLFGKLPKGASLINVGRGPQLNQQDLLDALDNGQLQNAILDVTDPEPLLESHPFWTHPRVRITPHIASATRPETAVDVVLDNIRRHRDGLPMLGEIDRKRGY; this comes from the coding sequence ATGACGCTTCTCTACAAGGCCGATCCCGAACGCGGCAAGCAATGGGCGCAACACTTTGCGCAGAAGGCGCCCGACATTCCCTTTCGCCTGTGGCCCGATATCGGCGATGCGGCATCCGTCCGCTATCTCGCCGCGTGGCAGCCGCCCGACGATCCGGCGCGCACGCTGCCGAATCTCGAAGTGATCTTTTCCGTGGGCGCGGGCATCGATCAATTCGATCTGTCGCGCGTGCCGCCGCATATCGCCGTCGTCAGGATGATCGAGCCGGGTATCGTCGAAGGGATGGTCGAGTATGTGACGCAAGCCGTGCTGACCATCCATCGCGATCTGTTCGATTACGCGATCCAGCAGCGCGAGCGCGTCTGGCGCGAGATGCCCGTGCGCGCAGCGGCGACGCGGCGCATTGGCGTGTTGGGGCTCGGCATGCTGGGCACGGCCGTGCTCGAACGGTTGCGCCTGTTCGGCTTTCCGTGCGCAGGCTGGAGCCGTTCGGCGCACGCGATTGAAGGCGTCGAATGTCATGCGGGCGTCGAAACGCTCGATGCCTTTCTTGCCCGCGCCGATATCCTCGTCTGCCTGCTGCCGCTCACCGATGCAACGCGCGGTCTGCTCGACAAGCGTCTGTTCGGCAAGCTGCCGAAAGGCGCGTCGCTGATCAATGTCGGTCGCGGCCCGCAGCTGAACCAGCAAGATCTGCTCGACGCACTCGACAACGGCCAGCTGCAGAACGCGATTCTCGACGTGACCGATCCCGAGCCGCTTTTAGAATCGCACCCGTTCTGGACGCATCCGCGGGTGCGGATCACGCCGCATATCGCGAGCGCGACGCGGCCCGAGACGGCCGTCGACGTGGTGCTCGACAATATCCGCCGTCATCGCGACGGCCTGCCGATGCTCGGCGAAATCGACCGCAAGCGGGGTTATTGA
- a CDS encoding universal stress protein, which yields MHNILVGYDGSPSARHAVTFAVDLAKRFDARLHVLVVARAPDWGAIELERKEMVDYEMRHATEVLDDIKAKLAASNEHPEFDLVIGQPAKEIVLYAEQHEIDHLVVGHRGHTPFDRWLIGSVARQVLAYAPCAVTIVRDPSTVKKRHAKNGQHAADEMPLV from the coding sequence ATGCACAACATACTCGTTGGTTATGACGGGTCGCCGTCCGCGCGCCACGCGGTGACGTTCGCCGTCGACCTCGCGAAGCGTTTCGATGCGCGTCTGCACGTGCTCGTCGTGGCGCGCGCGCCCGACTGGGGCGCGATCGAACTCGAAAGAAAGGAAATGGTCGACTACGAAATGCGCCACGCAACCGAAGTGCTCGACGACATCAAGGCCAAGCTCGCCGCATCGAACGAACACCCTGAGTTCGATCTCGTGATCGGCCAGCCCGCGAAGGAGATCGTGCTGTATGCCGAGCAGCACGAGATCGATCATCTCGTCGTGGGGCATCGCGGCCATACGCCGTTCGACCGCTGGCTGATCGGCTCGGTGGCGCGTCAGGTGCTGGCGTATGCGCCGTGCGCGGTGACCATCGTGCGCGATCCGTCGACGGTGAAGAAGCGCCACGCGAAGAACGGGCAGCACGCGGCGGATGAAATGCCGCTCGTTTGA